From the Phycisphaerales bacterium AB-hyl4 genome, one window contains:
- a CDS encoding DUF6655 family protein, which translates to MLLLVLIGPTLGGCAAVRVTDPPRTATEQFLLSEAASRAVQQLSAAALRDRQVYIEDRFFASIDKPLVIGELRSHLLLNGVRLAESREEGQIVLEVRTHGVGVDRYDYLLGLPPVLIPAGGTGVDEVATGSIVTPELAILKNTRQRSFASVAFVAYWGDTGEVVASSGPFLGQAEREDWWFFGVGPRTTGDIPPVEPEE; encoded by the coding sequence ATGCTGCTGCTTGTGCTGATCGGGCCGACGCTGGGCGGGTGCGCTGCGGTGCGTGTGACTGATCCGCCGCGGACGGCGACGGAGCAGTTTCTCTTGTCGGAGGCGGCATCGCGTGCTGTGCAGCAGCTGTCTGCGGCGGCGTTGCGAGATCGACAGGTTTACATTGAGGACCGCTTTTTCGCTTCGATCGACAAACCGCTCGTCATAGGCGAACTGCGGTCGCATCTACTGCTCAATGGCGTACGGCTGGCAGAGTCGCGTGAAGAGGGGCAGATTGTTCTTGAAGTTCGAACGCACGGGGTTGGGGTTGACCGCTACGATTATCTGCTGGGCCTGCCGCCAGTGTTGATTCCCGCGGGTGGGACGGGTGTGGACGAAGTGGCTACGGGCTCGATTGTGACGCCGGAGTTGGCGATTTTGAAAAACACACGCCAGCGCAGTTTCGCGAGTGTGGCGTTTGTGGCGTACTGGGGCGATACCGGAGAGGTGGTTGCCAGTTCCGGTCCATTCCTCGGCCAGGCGGAGCGTGAGGACTGGTGGTTCTTCGGCGTGGGGCCGCGTACGACGGGCGACATCCCGCCGGTGGAGCCGGAGGAGTAG
- a CDS encoding GTPase, with the protein MSTTTKTIGDVTVTLTTANQPGAVGIIQLHGEQAVALLRRLTGQSDWQAGRVRLVRFEQIDEGLAVCLADDWAQLMPHGGVRVVEQLIARLVAMGARYEAEPDARALYPEAACDVEAAALAMMARAASPAAVELLLMQPRLWRRWQDMLGDDRESAAAILKRSDVLDRLVDPPTVVVVGRPNVGKSTLTNRLAGRAMSVVADLPGTTRDWVAGVVEIGFEFRVSSFELRQNEPTRNSFVAVRWFDTPGLRSSADEVEQSAIGLAWNVVRDADVLVAMREVDGDWPGGEELPREPDVWVVNKVDQEGAEGAVDRGVGAARLKPRCLDEDREEAGDVVRISAETGDGVSALERRVVEVLGLGGLAVDGPWAFTPALREQLEQG; encoded by the coding sequence ATGAGCACAACCACGAAGACCATCGGCGACGTGACTGTCACGCTCACCACGGCCAACCAGCCCGGGGCGGTGGGCATTATTCAATTGCATGGCGAACAGGCGGTCGCGCTGTTGCGTCGGTTGACGGGGCAATCGGACTGGCAGGCCGGGCGTGTACGGCTGGTGCGGTTCGAGCAGATCGACGAAGGGCTCGCGGTCTGCCTCGCAGACGACTGGGCGCAGTTGATGCCGCATGGCGGGGTGCGGGTGGTGGAGCAGTTGATCGCTCGGCTGGTGGCGATGGGGGCGCGGTATGAGGCGGAGCCTGACGCGCGTGCGCTGTACCCGGAAGCGGCGTGTGACGTTGAGGCGGCGGCGCTGGCGATGATGGCGCGAGCGGCGAGCCCTGCGGCGGTGGAGTTGCTGCTCATGCAGCCGAGGTTGTGGCGGCGGTGGCAAGACATGTTGGGGGATGATCGTGAGTCGGCGGCGGCGATTTTGAAGCGGAGTGATGTGCTGGATCGGCTGGTTGATCCGCCGACGGTTGTGGTGGTGGGTCGGCCGAACGTTGGCAAGAGTACGCTGACGAATCGGCTGGCGGGGCGGGCGATGAGCGTGGTGGCGGACCTGCCGGGCACGACGCGCGACTGGGTGGCGGGGGTGGTGGAGATTGGTTTCGAGTTTCGAGTTTCGAGTTTCGAGTTGAGGCAGAACGAGCCAACTCGAAACTCATTCGTCGCGGTGCGTTGGTTTGATACGCCGGGGCTGCGGAGCAGTGCGGATGAGGTGGAGCAGTCGGCGATCGGGCTGGCGTGGAATGTGGTGCGGGACGCGGATGTGCTGGTAGCGATGCGGGAGGTCGACGGGGATTGGCCTGGGGGGGAGGAACTGCCGCGCGAGCCGGATGTGTGGGTGGTGAATAAGGTGGATCAGGAAGGGGCGGAGGGAGCGGTGGACAGGGGCGTGGGGGCAGCGCGGCTGAAGCCGCGCTGCCTTGATGAGGATCGGGAGGAGGCGGGGGACGTGGTGCGGATCAGTGCGGAGACGGGGGATGGGGTGTCGGCGTTGGAGCGGCGGGTGGTGGAGGTGTTGGGATTGGGGGGCTTGGCGGTGGATGGGCCCTGGGCGTTTACGCCGGCGTTACGGGAGCAGTTGGAGCAGGGGTGA
- a CDS encoding LL-diaminopimelate aminotransferase: MRINDNYLKLKAGYLFPEIARRVSAFAHANPDAQIIKLGIGDVTEPLPEVCREAMHAAIDDMGDPSRFHGYGPEQGYAWLREKIAQLDYQTRGCKIDADEIFVSDGSKCDTGNILDILGKGNTIAVLDPVYPVYVDTNVMAGNTGAASDDGKYDGLVYLPVTADNDFTPELPKQKVDIIYLCYPNNPTGAVASKAALKQWVDYARDNEAIILFDAAYEAFITDPDIPHSIYEIEGARDVAIEFRSFSKNAGFTGTRCAFTVVPKSLTGKASDGSDVEVHKLWNRRQSTKFNGVSYIVQRGAEAVYTDVGRQQVGELVSFYLENARLIREALSAQGMNVYGGVNAPYVWIKAPNGMTSWDLFDKLLNEAHVVGTPGSGFGAAGEGYFRISAFNSRANVEAALDRITSNLAV, from the coding sequence ATGCGAATTAACGACAACTACCTCAAACTTAAAGCCGGCTACCTCTTCCCGGAAATCGCGCGACGCGTCAGCGCCTTCGCTCACGCCAACCCCGACGCCCAGATCATCAAACTCGGCATCGGCGACGTCACCGAGCCGCTGCCGGAAGTCTGCCGCGAAGCCATGCACGCCGCCATCGACGACATGGGCGACCCCTCCCGCTTCCACGGCTACGGCCCCGAGCAGGGCTACGCCTGGCTGCGCGAAAAAATCGCCCAGCTCGACTATCAGACTCGCGGATGCAAGATCGACGCTGACGAAATCTTCGTCTCCGACGGCAGCAAATGCGACACCGGCAACATCCTCGACATCCTTGGCAAGGGCAACACCATCGCCGTGCTCGACCCGGTCTATCCCGTCTACGTCGACACGAACGTCATGGCTGGCAACACCGGCGCCGCCAGTGACGACGGCAAGTACGACGGCCTCGTCTACCTGCCCGTCACCGCGGACAACGATTTCACGCCCGAGCTGCCGAAGCAGAAGGTCGACATCATCTACCTCTGCTACCCCAACAACCCCACCGGGGCCGTCGCGAGCAAGGCCGCCCTCAAGCAGTGGGTCGACTACGCCCGCGACAACGAGGCGATCATCCTCTTCGACGCGGCCTATGAAGCGTTCATCACCGACCCCGACATCCCGCACTCGATTTACGAGATCGAAGGCGCTCGCGATGTCGCGATCGAGTTCCGCTCCTTCTCCAAGAACGCTGGCTTCACCGGCACGCGATGCGCCTTCACCGTCGTGCCCAAATCGCTCACCGGCAAGGCAAGCGACGGCAGCGACGTCGAAGTGCACAAGCTCTGGAACCGTCGGCAGTCGACCAAGTTCAACGGCGTGAGCTACATTGTCCAGCGCGGCGCGGAAGCCGTCTATACCGACGTCGGCCGACAGCAGGTGGGCGAACTCGTCAGCTTCTATCTCGAAAACGCCCGCCTCATCCGCGAAGCCCTCTCCGCGCAGGGCATGAACGTCTACGGCGGCGTCAACGCCCCGTACGTCTGGATCAAAGCCCCCAACGGCATGACCAGCTGGGACCTGTTCGACAAGCTGCTCAACGAAGCCCACGTCGTCGGCACGCCCGGCTCGGGCTTCGGCGCCGCGGGCGAAGGCTACTTCCGCATCAGCGCGTTCAACAGCCGAGCGAACGTGGAGGCCGCCCTCGACCGCATCACCAGTAACCTGGCGGTGTGA
- a CDS encoding HEAT repeat domain-containing protein, translating to MDALYHHLRGIADPSVDRAMAAALATADQAAIRRMVPMLVERAQPEGMLGLVMQYHRLPVDIQAQVVEQVPRLFRPLREAASRRQGHGPENVITLVQRSRNTRLAYLVSEQLRHGAEGLLASAGSCLLRLAELAASDPKPERLPTLDAEAAAYLQTAITDAVKRFPRHRESSVLLAMAWLLPRPMDEACQAVVDIKSPAGAAMSTLLRRAEHPAARRALLPMLGFASQADAAMDGLRCCNDAGMMSDVLVHYHLLLLPGVRRPLARVKNIESLWPDASRQREFDTSALRGLPTWLDALPADEKQRLASLAGLCNAPDAATRLAVLRRLLTMARQYRDDAELAQSMTQRFVAFCDDPEPALARIAIRHLIATGYPELPRLLTRLVNSPHESVRKLAGVHLSPLGFARLWALWPKLEPARRTAAAQALMKIDANFHRMIGEKLKREDRAMRLRALSMIEQLNQGSFFEAALKRLATDKDEHIASAAVRALGTTESEVSVESVEQALDHPDSRVRANAIEALEQMEQVDDEKQLDRLMTMAEDEANRPRANAIRALMQSRTREALQALTRMLNDDRAEHRVSALWLIKDMGLLSVARKVAEMSLHDPEEQIRQRADTVIRDLIERLTTQQGADGKSDAGEAGTKGKASA from the coding sequence ATGGACGCTCTTTACCACCATCTTCGCGGGATCGCCGACCCGAGTGTGGACCGTGCCATGGCGGCGGCGCTGGCGACGGCAGACCAGGCCGCCATTCGGCGGATGGTCCCGATGCTGGTTGAACGCGCCCAGCCTGAGGGCATGCTGGGGCTGGTGATGCAATACCACCGGCTGCCGGTGGACATTCAGGCGCAGGTGGTTGAGCAGGTGCCACGGCTGTTCCGTCCGCTTCGCGAGGCGGCGAGCCGACGGCAGGGGCACGGGCCGGAGAACGTGATCACGCTGGTTCAGCGGTCGCGGAATACACGGTTGGCCTACCTTGTGAGTGAGCAACTCCGCCATGGCGCGGAGGGGCTGCTGGCGTCGGCGGGCAGTTGTCTGCTTCGCCTGGCGGAACTAGCGGCGAGCGATCCGAAGCCCGAACGACTGCCCACGCTGGATGCCGAGGCAGCGGCTTATCTTCAGACAGCGATCACGGATGCGGTCAAGCGGTTTCCGCGGCATCGCGAGTCGTCGGTGCTGCTGGCGATGGCGTGGCTGCTGCCGCGGCCGATGGACGAGGCATGCCAGGCGGTGGTGGACATCAAGTCGCCGGCCGGCGCTGCGATGAGTACGCTGCTGCGACGGGCGGAGCACCCGGCGGCGCGGCGGGCGCTGCTGCCGATGCTCGGCTTCGCCTCGCAAGCCGACGCGGCGATGGACGGGCTGCGCTGCTGCAACGACGCGGGCATGATGAGCGATGTGCTGGTGCACTACCACCTGCTGCTGCTGCCGGGTGTGCGTCGGCCGTTGGCGCGGGTGAAGAATATTGAGTCGCTGTGGCCTGATGCGTCACGGCAGCGTGAGTTCGACACGTCGGCTTTGCGTGGGCTTCCCACCTGGTTGGATGCTCTGCCTGCTGACGAGAAGCAGCGGTTGGCTAGTCTGGCGGGGTTGTGCAACGCCCCGGACGCGGCCACGCGGCTGGCGGTGTTGCGCCGACTGCTGACGATGGCCAGGCAGTACCGCGACGATGCGGAACTGGCGCAGTCGATGACGCAGCGATTCGTAGCCTTTTGCGACGACCCGGAGCCGGCGCTGGCTCGCATTGCGATACGACATCTGATCGCCACGGGCTATCCCGAACTGCCTCGGTTGTTGACACGGTTGGTCAACAGTCCGCATGAAAGCGTGCGGAAGCTGGCTGGCGTGCACCTTTCGCCGCTGGGCTTTGCTCGGTTGTGGGCACTCTGGCCAAAGCTTGAGCCCGCGCGACGGACAGCTGCGGCGCAGGCGCTGATGAAAATCGACGCGAACTTCCACCGCATGATCGGCGAAAAGCTCAAACGCGAAGATCGCGCGATGCGCCTCCGAGCGTTGTCGATGATCGAACAGCTCAATCAGGGCTCGTTCTTCGAGGCCGCGCTGAAACGGCTGGCAACCGACAAGGATGAACACATCGCCTCCGCGGCAGTGCGGGCGCTGGGCACGACCGAGAGCGAGGTTTCCGTCGAGTCGGTGGAGCAGGCGCTTGACCACCCGGACAGCCGAGTGCGTGCCAATGCGATCGAGGCGCTCGAGCAGATGGAGCAGGTCGACGATGAAAAGCAGCTCGATCGCCTGATGACCATGGCGGAGGACGAAGCGAATCGGCCGCGGGCCAACGCGATCCGGGCGCTGATGCAGTCGCGGACGCGTGAGGCGTTGCAAGCGCTCACGCGCATGCTCAACGACGATCGGGCGGAGCATCGTGTGTCGGCGCTCTGGCTGATTAAGGATATGGGGTTGTTGTCGGTGGCTCGCAAGGTGGCGGAGATGTCGCTGCACGATCCGGAGGAGCAGATTCGCCAGCGGGCCGACACGGTCATCCGCGACCTGATCGAGAGGCTCACCACTCAGCAAGGCGCGGATGGCAAGTCCGACGCGGGCGAGGCTGGCACGAAGGGGAAGGCGTCTGCATGA
- the cyaB gene encoding class IV adenylate cyclase — MNVEIEAKMRLIDRAAVESRLKELNAGVDAEWLEINTYFDTPQRGLKSSDQGLRIRTEVAADGQRTVTITHKGPRAHGRLKSRSECEVNVSDPGQAATLLRALGYAPVLSFEKRRQRWHLNDCHVEIDVLPYLGEFIEIEGGSEEAVLAVREQLGLKEAPLIRASYIAMLMTYIRENQMQEQAIRFNGSTGPTESVDKIVAAAAD, encoded by the coding sequence TTGAACGTTGAAATTGAAGCAAAAATGCGACTGATCGACCGCGCCGCGGTAGAGAGTCGGCTTAAAGAGCTGAACGCCGGCGTGGACGCCGAGTGGCTTGAGATTAACACCTATTTTGACACCCCCCAACGCGGCTTGAAAAGCTCCGACCAGGGGCTGCGCATTCGCACGGAAGTCGCCGCCGACGGCCAACGGACCGTGACCATTACTCACAAGGGCCCGCGCGCCCACGGCCGACTGAAAAGCCGAAGCGAATGCGAAGTCAATGTGTCCGACCCAGGCCAGGCCGCCACGCTGCTGCGGGCGCTGGGCTACGCGCCGGTGCTCAGCTTCGAGAAGCGTCGGCAGCGGTGGCATTTGAACGATTGCCACGTCGAGATCGACGTGCTGCCATACCTGGGCGAGTTCATCGAGATCGAAGGCGGCAGCGAGGAAGCGGTGCTGGCGGTGCGCGAGCAGTTGGGGCTCAAGGAAGCGCCGTTGATCCGCGCCAGCTACATCGCGATGCTGATGACCTACATCCGCGAAAACCAGATGCAGGAACAGGCCATCCGCTTCAACGGCTCGACCGGGCCGACCGAGTCGGTGGACAAGATCGTCGCCGCTGCCGCGGACTGA
- a CDS encoding HAD family hydrolase, giving the protein MQPHHLILFDIDGTLLNARGAGGRSMQAVADRLFGNEFTFNGMSFSGKLDPAIFAEAAHRNQLDDHETHHDAFREAYLEQLKADLARDGHLTVNTLPGVHELIDHLHQRQRERGDVILGLLTGNYAEAAPLKLAAARINLDCFKINAFGDEGQTRPDLVALAMTRYTQTLGHPPDPQRIIVIGDTPHDIDCAKAHRCIAFAVATGRFNAQTLRDHGADIVVPDFADPSPLLQLLP; this is encoded by the coding sequence ATGCAACCGCACCACCTGATCCTCTTCGACATCGACGGCACACTACTCAACGCCCGCGGCGCAGGCGGACGCTCCATGCAGGCCGTCGCCGACCGACTCTTCGGCAACGAATTCACCTTCAACGGCATGAGCTTCTCCGGTAAGCTCGACCCCGCCATCTTCGCCGAGGCCGCGCATCGCAACCAGCTCGACGATCACGAAACCCACCACGACGCCTTCCGCGAAGCCTACCTCGAACAGCTCAAAGCCGACCTCGCACGCGACGGTCACCTCACCGTCAACACCCTCCCCGGCGTGCACGAATTGATCGACCACCTCCACCAACGCCAACGCGAACGCGGCGATGTCATCCTCGGCCTGCTCACCGGCAACTACGCAGAAGCCGCGCCACTCAAGCTTGCCGCCGCTCGCATCAACCTCGACTGCTTCAAAATCAACGCCTTCGGCGACGAAGGCCAAACCCGCCCCGACCTCGTCGCACTCGCCATGACACGCTACACCCAAACGCTCGGCCACCCGCCCGACCCGCAACGCATCATCGTCATCGGCGACACACCCCACGACATCGACTGCGCCAAGGCCCACCGCTGCATCGCCTTCGCCGTCGCCACCGGCCGATTCAACGCCCAAACCCTCCGCGACCACGGCGCGGACATCGTCGTCCCCGACTTCGCCGACCCCTCACCCCTGCTCCAACTGCTCCCGTAA
- the alaS gene encoding alanine--tRNA ligase, with protein MPASSDIRQQYIDYFRDKHKHTFVPSSPVVPHDDPTLLFTNAGMNQFKDAFLGTGTSGGRDYTRAVNTQKCIRAGGKHNDLEDVGKDTYHHTFFEMLGNWSFGDYFKREAIAWAWDLLTNVWGLDKSRLHATVFAGDEREDLDRDEEAAALWKSETDIDHANIHLGDKKDNFWEMGDTGPCGPCSEIHIDLTPDKTGGPLVNKDDPRVIEIWNLVFIQYNRNAAGLLTPLPQKHVDTGMGFERLCAVLQGKSSNYDTDVFTPIFKAISDVTGAPAYGSKMDDPVDMAHRVIADHIRCLTFALTDGALPSNEGRGYVLRRILRRAFRHGRQTLDQREPFLYKLVPAVVDTMREAFPELAKNPQHVADVIKDEEQSFARTIDRGIALFEDAAQRGGDRIRADDAFMLYDTYGFPLDLTQVMAEERGLAVDVKGFNKLMEEARTRSRAGSAGGTDARQSLIEIVQQQKLPATIFTGYDRTRDTVTTACRVFGHQNANGYETLDQLTSGMHGAVVIESTPFYAESGGQVGDTGLITIDDTDVRFRVEDTVRVGDAIFHLGEMEEGTLKAGDKLTLHLVVNEDRRRKIMGNHTGTHLMNLALRKHVSSTADQRGSLVDDEKTRFDYAHNAALTDDQADAVEQHVREQIKAELTVHTDYAPQEEAMKINGLRAVFGEKYPPKVRVVSVGPAVGDLLAQPDNADWPKYSIEFCGGTHLRNSAELGDFALISEEAVAKGVRRVTAVTGQAAADARREGERLQRELEAMRDTSDDASQHRDRNDISEIMQEINGATLPLALRRRLTADLAEVQQKLKELDKQRAQAQSQTIADDARKVADEADDSVIVAKFDGADGTALRTAMDVIRKKRPNAALLLAGIENGKVALVAAVPEPCIKQGLKAGDWVREVAKVVGGGGGGRPDMAQAGGKDPSKIEAALDTARQFAASKM; from the coding sequence ATGCCCGCCAGCAGCGACATCCGTCAACAATACATCGACTACTTCCGCGACAAGCACAAGCACACCTTCGTGCCCTCATCCCCCGTCGTCCCCCACGACGACCCCACGCTGCTGTTCACCAACGCCGGCATGAACCAGTTCAAGGACGCCTTCCTCGGCACGGGCACGTCCGGCGGCCGCGACTACACCCGCGCCGTCAACACCCAGAAGTGCATCCGCGCCGGCGGCAAACACAACGACCTCGAAGACGTCGGCAAGGACACCTACCACCACACCTTCTTCGAAATGCTCGGCAACTGGAGCTTCGGCGACTACTTCAAACGCGAAGCCATCGCCTGGGCATGGGACCTGCTCACCAACGTCTGGGGCCTCGACAAATCCCGCCTCCACGCCACCGTCTTCGCCGGCGACGAACGCGAAGACCTCGACCGCGACGAAGAGGCCGCCGCCCTCTGGAAATCCGAAACCGATATCGACCACGCCAACATCCACCTCGGCGACAAAAAAGACAACTTCTGGGAAATGGGCGATACCGGCCCCTGCGGCCCCTGCTCCGAAATCCACATCGACCTCACCCCCGACAAGACCGGCGGACCGCTCGTCAACAAAGACGACCCCCGCGTGATCGAAATCTGGAACCTCGTCTTCATCCAGTACAACCGCAACGCCGCCGGCCTGCTCACCCCGCTGCCTCAAAAGCACGTCGACACCGGCATGGGCTTCGAACGCCTCTGTGCCGTGCTCCAGGGCAAGTCGAGCAACTACGACACCGACGTCTTCACCCCCATCTTCAAAGCCATCAGCGACGTCACCGGTGCGCCCGCCTATGGCAGCAAGATGGACGACCCGGTCGACATGGCCCACCGCGTCATCGCCGACCACATCCGTTGCCTCACCTTCGCACTCACCGACGGCGCCCTGCCGAGCAACGAAGGCCGCGGCTACGTCCTTCGCCGCATCCTCCGCCGCGCGTTCCGCCACGGCCGACAAACCCTCGACCAGCGCGAGCCGTTCCTCTACAAGCTCGTCCCCGCCGTGGTCGACACGATGCGAGAAGCCTTCCCCGAACTGGCCAAAAACCCACAGCACGTGGCCGACGTGATCAAAGACGAAGAGCAGAGCTTCGCCCGCACAATCGACCGCGGCATCGCTCTCTTTGAAGATGCAGCGCAGCGCGGCGGCGACCGCATCCGCGCCGACGACGCCTTCATGCTCTACGACACGTACGGCTTCCCGCTCGACCTTACACAGGTCATGGCCGAGGAACGCGGCCTCGCCGTCGACGTCAAGGGCTTCAACAAACTCATGGAAGAAGCCCGCACGCGCAGCCGCGCCGGCAGCGCAGGCGGAACCGATGCTCGACAATCTCTCATCGAAATCGTCCAGCAACAGAAACTCCCCGCCACCATCTTCACCGGCTACGACCGCACACGCGACACCGTCACCACCGCCTGCCGCGTGTTCGGCCACCAGAACGCCAACGGTTATGAAACCCTCGATCAACTCACCAGCGGCATGCACGGCGCGGTCGTCATCGAGTCCACCCCCTTCTACGCCGAGTCCGGTGGACAGGTCGGCGACACCGGTCTCATCACCATCGACGACACGGACGTCCGCTTCCGCGTCGAAGACACCGTCCGCGTCGGCGACGCCATCTTCCACCTCGGCGAAATGGAAGAAGGCACGCTCAAGGCAGGCGACAAGCTCACGCTTCACCTCGTCGTCAACGAAGATCGCCGCCGCAAGATCATGGGCAATCACACCGGCACGCACCTGATGAACCTCGCGTTGCGCAAGCACGTCTCGTCCACCGCCGACCAACGCGGCTCACTGGTCGACGATGAAAAGACACGTTTCGACTACGCGCACAACGCCGCGCTCACCGACGACCAGGCCGACGCCGTCGAGCAACACGTTCGCGAGCAGATCAAAGCCGAGCTGACCGTGCACACCGACTACGCTCCGCAGGAAGAGGCGATGAAGATCAACGGCCTGCGAGCCGTGTTCGGCGAAAAGTATCCGCCGAAGGTTCGCGTCGTCTCCGTCGGTCCGGCAGTCGGCGATCTGCTCGCCCAGCCGGACAATGCCGACTGGCCGAAGTATTCGATCGAGTTCTGCGGCGGGACGCACCTGCGAAATTCCGCCGAGCTAGGCGACTTCGCCCTGATCAGCGAAGAAGCGGTCGCCAAGGGTGTCCGCCGCGTCACCGCCGTCACCGGCCAGGCCGCCGCCGACGCGCGACGTGAAGGCGAGCGTCTGCAACGCGAACTTGAAGCGATGCGCGACACCAGTGACGACGCCTCCCAACATCGCGACCGCAATGACATCAGCGAGATCATGCAGGAAATCAACGGCGCAACGCTGCCGCTGGCCTTGCGTCGTCGCCTCACCGCCGACCTTGCCGAGGTGCAGCAGAAGCTCAAGGAGCTCGACAAGCAGCGTGCCCAGGCCCAGTCACAGACCATCGCCGACGATGCCCGCAAGGTGGCCGACGAAGCGGACGACAGCGTCATCGTCGCGAAGTTTGACGGTGCGGACGGCACGGCCCTTCGCACCGCGATGGACGTCATCCGCAAGAAGCGCCCCAACGCCGCGCTGCTGCTGGCTGGTATTGAAAACGGCAAGGTCGCGCTGGTCGCGGCCGTGCCTGAGCCGTGCATCAAGCAGGGCCTGAAGGCCGGCGACTGGGTGCGCGAAGTCGCAAAGGTGGTCGGCGGCGGCGGCGGCGGCCGACCCGACATGGCCCAGGCCGGCGGCAAAGACCCGTCCAAGATCGAAGCGGCACTCGACACGGCACGCCAGTTTGCCGCGAGCAAGATGTAA
- the obgE gene encoding GTPase ObgE has translation MLVDTATIHVRSGKGGDGCVSFRREKYVPKGGPDGGDGGDGGSVILVADPNVTTLLDFAGRHHWHAESGQPGTSKQQHGRNGEDLLVHVPPGTLVYDDASGELLVDLDAVGKRFVIAEGGKGGYGNERFKSSTNQTPRQSTPGEPAVEHSLRLELKAIADVGLVGKPNAGKSTLLSTLSRARPKIADYPFTTLQPQLGIAELSGGRRMVVADVPGLIEKAHEGHGLGTRFLRHIERTRVLVHLIELEPMDGSDPVQNYRVIRRELEAYAPALAAKPEIVALSKMDLAGEAAEDQATAVELIESVLGAKVMPISSATGDGINALLEACWSALGGSAADRLDGWPRAESGED, from the coding sequence ATGCTGGTTGATACTGCGACAATTCATGTGCGGTCGGGCAAGGGCGGCGACGGGTGCGTCAGCTTTCGGCGGGAGAAGTACGTCCCGAAGGGCGGGCCTGACGGCGGCGACGGTGGGGATGGCGGGTCGGTGATTCTGGTGGCGGACCCGAACGTGACCACGCTGCTGGATTTTGCGGGTCGGCATCACTGGCATGCGGAGAGCGGTCAGCCGGGCACGTCGAAGCAGCAGCACGGGCGCAATGGAGAAGACCTGCTGGTGCACGTACCGCCGGGCACGCTGGTGTATGACGATGCGTCGGGCGAGCTGCTGGTGGACCTGGACGCTGTGGGCAAGCGGTTCGTGATCGCGGAAGGTGGTAAGGGGGGGTATGGCAACGAGCGTTTCAAGAGCTCGACGAACCAGACGCCGAGGCAGTCGACGCCGGGCGAGCCTGCGGTGGAGCATTCGCTTCGGCTGGAGCTGAAGGCGATTGCGGACGTGGGGCTGGTGGGCAAGCCGAACGCGGGCAAGAGCACGCTGTTGTCGACGTTGAGTCGGGCTCGGCCGAAGATCGCGGACTATCCGTTTACGACGCTGCAGCCGCAGTTGGGGATTGCGGAGCTGTCGGGTGGTCGGCGGATGGTGGTGGCGGACGTGCCGGGGCTGATTGAAAAGGCGCACGAGGGGCATGGGTTAGGCACGCGATTTTTGCGTCATATCGAGCGGACGCGTGTGCTGGTGCATCTGATCGAGCTTGAGCCGATGGATGGTTCGGACCCGGTGCAGAATTACCGTGTGATCCGTCGGGAGCTTGAGGCGTATGCGCCGGCGCTGGCGGCCAAGCCGGAGATCGTGGCATTGAGTAAGATGGATCTCGCTGGCGAAGCGGCGGAGGACCAGGCGACGGCGGTGGAGTTGATCGAGTCGGTGTTGGGTGCGAAGGTGATGCCCATCAGCTCCGCGACCGGCGATGGGATCAATGCGTTGTTGGAGGCCTGCTGGTCGGCGTTGGGCGGATCGGCGGCGGACCGTCTTGATGGCTGGCCGCGTGCGGAGTCGGGTGAGGATTGA
- a CDS encoding type III pantothenate kinase encodes MATLNFLAVSIGNTRTRVGAFVDNKLVESATLENRRDGDLGEAMEHAFTPLRENKQAVVLMSSVNPAGTQRIEAQIAKHLNRQVLRVERDMPIPIGRQLDREAIVGEDRLLNAAAAYDVLKQACVVVDAGTAITVDFVDGAGTFHGGAIAPGAQLMLDSLHQRAAQLPEVEFDKPTGVMGHNTVEAMRVGVFHGLRGMVRELVERYAEKAGGFPAVIASGGDANLLFREYDLVDRVVPDLTLNGLAVTLRVAMEQEQK; translated from the coding sequence ATGGCGACGTTGAACTTTCTTGCAGTGAGCATCGGCAACACGCGAACGCGCGTGGGCGCGTTCGTTGATAACAAGCTGGTCGAGTCGGCTACGCTGGAGAACCGGCGTGACGGCGACCTGGGCGAAGCGATGGAGCACGCGTTCACCCCGCTGCGCGAGAACAAGCAGGCGGTGGTGCTGATGTCGTCAGTGAACCCGGCCGGGACGCAGCGCATCGAAGCGCAGATTGCAAAGCACCTGAACCGGCAGGTGTTGCGTGTGGAGCGCGATATGCCGATCCCGATCGGCAGGCAACTCGACCGCGAAGCGATCGTGGGGGAAGATCGGCTGCTGAACGCGGCGGCTGCGTACGACGTGCTCAAGCAGGCGTGCGTGGTGGTTGATGCGGGTACGGCGATCACGGTGGACTTTGTCGATGGGGCGGGCACGTTTCATGGGGGAGCGATCGCGCCGGGAGCGCAGCTCATGCTCGACTCGCTGCACCAGCGGGCGGCGCAGTTGCCGGAGGTGGAGTTCGACAAGCCAACAGGTGTGATGGGGCATAACACGGTCGAAGCGATGCGCGTCGGGGTGTTTCACGGGCTGCGCGGCATGGTGCGGGAACTGGTCGAGCGATACGCGGAAAAGGCGGGGGGGTTCCCGGCGGTGATCGCCAGCGGGGGGGATGCGAATCTGCTGTTTCGTGAATATGACCTGGTGGACCGGGTGGTGCCGGACCTGACGCTTAACGGGCTGGCGGTGACACTTCGTGTGGCGATGGAGCAGGAGCAGAAGTAG